A window of Exiguobacterium sp. FSL W8-0210 contains these coding sequences:
- the fliG gene encoding flagellar motor switch protein FliG produces MKKLEMNSREKAAILMISLGPEVAASVYKHLSEEEMEWLTLQISSMKRVDPEDKLVVLDEFHELAMAQNYITQGGIGFAKSVLEKALGEEKAMELIYRLTSTLQVRPFEFARKADPKQLLNFIQNEHPQTIALVLAHLDPAKSGQILSELPAEAQSDVARRIATMDRMNPEIISEVEQILERNLSQAGMQDFAQSGGIEAVVQVLNGVDRTTERTILDTLEIQDPELAEEIKKRMFVFEDIVTLDARAIQRIIREVSNEDLLLALKVSSDDVKDMVYRNMSQRMVESFKEDMEFMGPVRLRDVEEAQSRIVGIIRRLEDMGEIVVARGGGDDIVV; encoded by the coding sequence ATGAAGAAGCTAGAAATGAACAGTCGGGAAAAGGCTGCGATTCTCATGATTTCGTTAGGTCCTGAAGTCGCTGCCAGTGTATATAAACATTTATCGGAAGAAGAGATGGAATGGTTGACCCTTCAAATCTCAAGTATGAAACGAGTCGATCCAGAAGATAAGTTAGTCGTTCTCGATGAGTTTCATGAACTAGCGATGGCGCAAAACTACATCACTCAAGGTGGAATTGGGTTTGCTAAATCGGTTCTTGAGAAGGCGCTAGGTGAAGAAAAGGCGATGGAACTCATCTATCGCCTGACATCGACGTTACAAGTCCGACCGTTTGAGTTTGCACGAAAGGCAGACCCAAAACAGCTATTGAACTTCATTCAAAATGAACATCCGCAAACAATCGCGCTTGTTCTTGCCCATCTTGATCCTGCCAAATCAGGACAGATTCTCTCGGAGCTACCGGCAGAAGCACAATCCGATGTAGCACGGCGGATTGCGACGATGGACAGAATGAACCCGGAGATCATTAGCGAAGTAGAGCAAATTCTCGAACGGAATCTGTCACAAGCAGGTATGCAAGATTTTGCGCAGTCTGGCGGTATCGAGGCGGTCGTTCAAGTATTGAACGGGGTCGACCGGACAACGGAACGAACGATCCTCGATACGCTCGAGATTCAGGATCCGGAACTCGCAGAAGAGATCAAAAAACGGATGTTCGTCTTCGAAGATATCGTCACGCTCGATGCACGGGCGATTCAGCGCATCATTCGCGAAGTATCGAACGAAGATCTACTGTTGGCACTCAAAGTATCGTCAGACGACGTCAAGGATATGGTCTACCGCAACATGTCACAACGGATGGTCGAATCGTTCAAAGAGGATATGGAATTCATGGGTCCTGTTCGTCTCCGAGACGTCGAAGAAGCACAAAGTCGAATCGTCGGAATCATCCGCCGCTTAGAAGACATGGGTGAGATCGTCGTGGC
- the fliF gene encoding flagellar basal-body MS-ring/collar protein FliF: MNERIKARFGAMNTTWKEWSLAKKATILGIIVVVLAVLIVAIIWLSKPTMTPLYSKLSPQEAGQVTEKLNEDGIASEVVTEANGVTILVPEANVENLKVELATAGIPKSGQIDYSFFSENAGFGTTDKEMNILERDTMQTELENLITQVNGIESAKVMITLPEKSVFLSDEKESSTVSVVLTSSAGSNLNNQTVQGLYHLIAKSIPNLKEENITIMDQYFTYYEPGSATQTAGGTDPMALKKTTENDLRKQIQQMLSVVLGPQKALVSVTADVDVTKRQEEQKLVEPVDPDKIEGIVTSAEKVAEAYTGSANAGTAGTGQNETTNFPAGTGTTGDTSEKTHDIINYEVNRITKQITGAPYEIRDLGIQIIVEPPKGQNQIDPQLQTDLQTMMYSIIRTSLTKTDAKATLTDAELANKVVVMSRPFAETTAATKTTTATPVWVWFALGGAAILVIGAVILLMRRRRANEIEELEEWTPIETEIPELSTEDTSDGAVKRKQLEKLAESNPDEFAKLLRTWLAED, encoded by the coding sequence ATGAACGAACGAATAAAAGCTCGATTCGGAGCAATGAATACGACATGGAAAGAGTGGTCACTTGCGAAGAAGGCGACGATTTTAGGAATCATCGTCGTCGTTTTAGCGGTGTTGATTGTTGCGATCATCTGGTTATCTAAACCAACAATGACGCCTCTTTATTCGAAGCTATCCCCTCAAGAGGCGGGGCAAGTGACGGAAAAGCTAAATGAAGATGGAATCGCATCGGAAGTCGTCACTGAAGCAAATGGCGTGACGATACTTGTTCCAGAAGCAAACGTTGAAAACTTAAAAGTCGAATTAGCGACGGCTGGTATACCAAAATCCGGTCAAATCGACTATTCCTTCTTCAGTGAAAACGCTGGATTCGGAACGACGGATAAAGAGATGAACATTCTCGAACGCGATACGATGCAGACGGAACTTGAAAACTTGATCACACAAGTTAATGGGATCGAGTCAGCAAAAGTCATGATCACTCTCCCGGAGAAGAGTGTTTTTCTATCTGATGAAAAGGAATCTTCAACGGTTTCTGTCGTCTTGACTTCTAGCGCGGGTAGTAATCTTAACAATCAGACGGTTCAAGGGTTGTATCATTTGATTGCAAAGAGTATTCCAAACCTTAAAGAAGAAAACATTACGATCATGGATCAGTATTTTACGTATTACGAGCCAGGATCTGCTACGCAAACGGCGGGTGGAACCGATCCGATGGCGCTGAAGAAAACGACGGAAAACGATTTACGCAAGCAGATTCAGCAGATGCTATCTGTCGTTCTCGGTCCACAAAAAGCACTCGTTTCAGTTACGGCAGATGTCGATGTCACGAAACGTCAGGAAGAACAAAAGCTTGTTGAGCCAGTAGATCCCGATAAAATCGAAGGGATCGTCACGTCTGCTGAAAAAGTAGCAGAAGCGTACACAGGCTCTGCAAATGCTGGTACAGCAGGTACGGGGCAAAATGAGACGACGAATTTCCCGGCGGGTACTGGAACGACGGGTGATACGAGTGAGAAAACACACGATATCATCAACTATGAAGTCAATCGAATCACAAAACAAATCACAGGAGCTCCTTACGAGATTCGTGATTTAGGAATTCAAATCATCGTCGAGCCACCAAAAGGTCAGAATCAGATCGATCCACAACTACAAACGGACTTACAGACGATGATGTACTCGATCATCCGGACATCATTAACGAAGACAGATGCGAAAGCAACGCTGACGGATGCAGAACTTGCCAATAAGGTCGTTGTCATGTCTCGACCATTCGCGGAAACGACGGCAGCGACGAAAACGACGACGGCAACACCGGTGTGGGTTTGGTTCGCCCTTGGTGGAGCGGCAATCCTCGTCATTGGAGCAGTCATCCTCCTCATGCGTCGACGGAGAGCGAATGAAATCGAAGAACTTGAGGAATGGACACCGATTGAGACGGAAATTCCGGAATTATCAACAGAAGATACGAGCGATGGTGCAGTCAAACGCAAACAGCTTGAAAAACTCGCTGAATCCAATCCGGATGAGTTTGCGAAATTATTACGTACTTGGTTAGCGGAGGATTGA
- the fliE gene encoding flagellar hook-basal body complex protein FliE: MAIQPIQNMQMVLPTQTVAKTTPSDFSEVLSEAMNGLNATQHASSQARVDLATGKTTDLHNIMIKTEEASLSMQLALEVRNKGIEAYQEMMRMQL; encoded by the coding sequence ATGGCAATTCAACCTATTCAAAACATGCAGATGGTACTACCCACGCAGACAGTCGCTAAGACGACACCAAGTGATTTTAGTGAGGTGCTCAGCGAAGCGATGAACGGACTGAATGCAACGCAACACGCCTCATCTCAAGCTCGTGTCGATCTCGCGACAGGGAAGACGACGGATTTACATAACATCATGATTAAAACAGAAGAGGCATCGCTTTCTATGCAACTCGCCCTTGAAGTCCGAAACAAAGGCATCGAAGCATACCAAGAAATGATGCGTATGCAACTGTGA
- the flgC gene encoding flagellar basal body rod protein FlgC → MSMFNGFHTSASGLTAQRLRLDTVSANIANAQTTRGELVNGQWQPYARKLAVLKETANGVTVSELKKDPEPFKLEYNPTHPDADELGYVKMPNVDLLKEMVDMMGATRSYEANVTALNATKAMLVKAMEIGK, encoded by the coding sequence ATGAGTATGTTCAACGGATTTCATACGTCTGCGTCTGGGCTTACTGCCCAGCGTTTGCGGCTCGATACAGTCTCGGCAAACATCGCCAATGCTCAAACGACACGTGGTGAGCTCGTCAATGGACAGTGGCAACCGTATGCGAGAAAACTCGCTGTGTTGAAAGAGACCGCCAATGGTGTCACGGTCAGTGAATTGAAGAAGGATCCTGAACCATTCAAATTAGAATATAATCCGACGCATCCAGATGCGGATGAACTCGGGTACGTCAAGATGCCTAATGTCGATCTATTGAAAGAAATGGTCGACATGATGGGCGCGACACGCTCTTACGAAGCGAACGTAACGGCTTTGAACGCGACAAAAGCGATGCTCGTCAAAGCGATGGAGATTGGTAAATAA
- the flgB gene encoding flagellar basal body rod protein FlgB, whose translation MNWLGSDYNVMTQAVNRTVMAQEVIAKNISNVDTPGYKAKRVTFGDVLDSEMKMSLKRHAPIGTSGSIVDRPNTMRNDGNGVDIDLEMSELSRNQIEYEALVEQLNRKFSGIQSVIRGGK comes from the coding sequence ATGAATTGGTTAGGGTCTGACTATAACGTAATGACACAGGCTGTCAATCGAACGGTTATGGCACAGGAAGTCATCGCTAAGAACATCTCGAATGTCGATACGCCTGGGTATAAGGCAAAGCGTGTCACGTTTGGAGATGTGCTCGATTCAGAGATGAAAATGAGTTTAAAGCGACATGCACCAATCGGAACTTCTGGTAGCATCGTCGATCGACCAAATACGATGCGTAACGATGGAAATGGTGTCGATATCGATCTTGAGATGTCTGAATTATCACGCAATCAAATTGAGTACGAGGCGTTGGTCGAACAGTTGAATCGCAAATTCTCTGGCATTCAGTCTGTTATCCGAGGAGGAAAGTAA
- the codY gene encoding GTP-sensing pleiotropic transcriptional regulator CodY — MNLLAKTRKLNTMLQQEASTHVDFKVMADRLSEVMESNTFIVSRRGKLLGIAIKQQIENDRVRGFLEERQFPEDYTKKLFNVTETTANIAIDSEHTAFPVDNRDTFETSKTTIVPIIGGGERLGTLVLGRMVEDFNEEDLVLAEYGATVVGMEILREKAHEAEDKARKKAVVQMAINSLSYSELEAIEHIFEELEGNEGLLVASKIADRVGITRSVIVNALRKLESAGVIESRSLGMKGTYIKILNDNFLYELERIKSN, encoded by the coding sequence ATGAATTTATTGGCGAAAACGCGGAAGCTGAATACGATGTTACAACAAGAAGCAAGCACACATGTTGATTTCAAGGTCATGGCTGATCGGCTCAGCGAAGTTATGGAATCGAACACATTCATCGTAAGTCGACGCGGTAAGTTACTAGGTATCGCAATTAAGCAACAAATCGAAAATGACCGGGTCCGTGGTTTCTTGGAAGAACGCCAATTCCCGGAAGATTACACGAAAAAATTATTTAACGTCACGGAAACGACGGCAAACATTGCCATCGATAGCGAACATACGGCATTTCCGGTCGATAACCGTGACACGTTCGAAACGTCGAAAACGACGATCGTACCAATCATCGGTGGTGGAGAACGCCTTGGTACGCTTGTCCTCGGTCGTATGGTGGAAGACTTCAACGAAGAAGACCTCGTGCTTGCGGAGTATGGTGCGACAGTCGTCGGGATGGAGATCCTTCGTGAGAAGGCTCATGAGGCGGAAGATAAAGCACGGAAGAAAGCTGTCGTTCAGATGGCGATCAATTCACTGTCTTATTCGGAACTCGAAGCGATTGAGCATATCTTCGAAGAGCTTGAAGGAAATGAAGGGTTACTCGTCGCTTCAAAGATTGCGGATCGTGTCGGTATTACTCGTTCCGTCATCGTCAATGCGCTTCGTAAGCTCGAAAGTGCAGGAGTCATCGAGTCACGTTCGCTCGGGATGAAGGGAACATACATCAAAATCTTAAACGATAATTTCCTATATGAATTAGAACGAATTAAATCGAACTAA
- the hslU gene encoding ATP-dependent protease ATPase subunit HslU has product MHELTPRQIVEKLNEHVIGQADAKRAVAIALRNRYRRQLLDASMRDEVTPKNILMIGPTGVGKTEIARRLAKLVRAPFVKIEATKFTEVGYVGRDVESMVRDLVEASLRLVKDEKKEALKDRAEAVANERIVDALSGKKASSGLGGGTNPFEMLFGGNQKQQEPDTSEATADRSLLRQQLLTGQLEDRMIEVDVEERQVDLFSGQQGMEGLANLQDMLGQVMPKKTKKRQLTVKEARPILTAEEAERLLDLNEVHDEAVRRAEQMGIIFVDEIDKIATKGHDSAGVSREGVQRDILPIVEGSTIVTKYGPVKTDHILFIAAGAFHMAKPSDLIPELQGRFPIRVELDSLTEDDFVKILTEPNQALLKQYKALLGAEHVHVTFTEEAIREIARIAAQVNDETDNIGARRLYTIMERVLEELSFEAADMPETDVTITPQYVTDRVGKVADDRDLSQFIL; this is encoded by the coding sequence ATGCATGAATTGACGCCAAGACAAATCGTCGAGAAGTTGAATGAACATGTCATCGGACAAGCAGATGCTAAACGTGCGGTGGCAATTGCTTTACGTAATCGGTACCGTCGACAGTTACTCGATGCATCGATGCGGGACGAAGTCACACCGAAGAACATTCTGATGATCGGACCGACCGGTGTCGGAAAGACTGAAATTGCGCGACGCCTCGCGAAACTCGTCCGAGCGCCGTTCGTCAAGATTGAAGCAACGAAGTTCACTGAGGTAGGGTACGTCGGTCGTGATGTGGAGTCAATGGTGCGGGATCTCGTGGAAGCGTCTCTGCGTCTTGTCAAAGATGAGAAAAAAGAAGCGCTCAAGGATCGAGCGGAGGCAGTGGCGAACGAACGAATCGTTGATGCATTGTCTGGCAAAAAAGCGTCATCTGGTCTCGGGGGTGGAACGAATCCGTTTGAGATGTTGTTCGGTGGGAACCAAAAGCAGCAAGAGCCAGATACATCGGAAGCGACAGCTGATCGTTCGCTACTCCGTCAGCAATTGCTGACAGGTCAACTCGAAGATCGAATGATCGAGGTCGATGTTGAAGAACGTCAAGTTGATTTATTTTCCGGACAACAAGGCATGGAGGGGCTCGCAAATCTTCAGGATATGCTTGGACAAGTCATGCCGAAGAAAACGAAGAAGCGCCAGCTTACTGTTAAGGAAGCACGTCCGATTTTGACAGCAGAAGAAGCGGAACGATTGCTTGACTTAAATGAAGTTCATGACGAAGCGGTCCGCCGTGCAGAACAAATGGGCATCATTTTCGTTGATGAGATTGATAAGATTGCGACAAAGGGACATGATTCAGCAGGTGTTTCACGAGAAGGTGTTCAACGAGACATCTTACCAATCGTTGAAGGATCGACGATCGTCACGAAATATGGACCAGTAAAGACGGATCATATCTTGTTCATCGCTGCGGGTGCATTCCATATGGCGAAACCGTCTGATCTGATTCCTGAACTCCAAGGTCGTTTCCCGATCCGTGTCGAACTCGACAGTTTGACGGAAGATGACTTTGTTAAAATTTTAACTGAACCGAATCAAGCATTACTCAAACAATATAAAGCATTACTAGGGGCAGAGCACGTTCATGTCACCTTTACAGAAGAAGCCATTCGTGAAATTGCACGGATTGCTGCACAGGTAAACGATGAGACGGATAATATCGGAGCGCGGCGCTTGTATACGATCATGGAGCGCGTACTTGAAGAATTATCCTTCGAAGCAGCAGACATGCCTGAAACGGATGTAACGATCACGCCACAATACGTGACGGATCGTGTTGGAAAAGTAGCAGATGATCGAGACTTAAGTCAGTTCATCTTATAA
- the hslV gene encoding ATP-dependent protease subunit HslV yields MFHATTIFAIQHNGQSAMSGDGQVTFGNQVIMKKSAKKVRRLYGGKVIAGFAGSVADAFTLFEKFEAKLEMYNGNLQRAAVELAKEWRGDKMLRQLEALLLVMDGTHLLLVSGNGEVIEPDDGILAIGSGGNYALAAGRALARHASHLTAEEIARAALETAGELCVFTNDQIILETIGGNDHA; encoded by the coding sequence ATGTTTCATGCAACGACGATTTTTGCGATTCAACATAACGGACAATCCGCGATGAGCGGAGACGGACAGGTGACTTTCGGAAACCAAGTCATCATGAAGAAAAGTGCGAAAAAAGTACGGCGCCTCTATGGTGGCAAAGTCATTGCCGGATTTGCTGGAAGTGTCGCGGACGCGTTCACACTCTTTGAAAAATTCGAAGCGAAGCTTGAAATGTATAACGGGAACTTACAACGGGCAGCAGTTGAGCTGGCAAAGGAATGGCGAGGCGATAAGATGTTGCGTCAACTAGAAGCACTCTTACTCGTCATGGATGGAACACATCTCTTACTTGTATCCGGAAACGGGGAAGTCATCGAACCGGATGACGGCATTCTCGCAATCGGTTCAGGTGGTAATTATGCGCTTGCAGCAGGTCGCGCTTTAGCTCGACATGCAAGTCATCTCACAGCAGAGGAGATCGCCCGCGCAGCTCTTGAGACGGCTGGTGAACTCTGTGTCTTTACGAACGATCAAATCATCCTAGAAACGATCGGAGGCAATGACCATGCATGA
- a CDS encoding tyrosine recombinase XerC, with product MKWSEGGAFMGIDTAFERLLEDFMRYVHIERQLSPNTGRSYDQTLRQYAAFCRDHQLRSIELASARRYLYALYDQELARATIAQKVSCLKQFGRFLTRDTDEPNPFDGLKAPKRQQGLPTFLVPTEYERFLDAFRSSDTLGNRNVALVELLYATGMRVSEVVQLDLRDLATDHSYVHVYGKGGKERIAPIGTFAKDALELYLPSRDPIAGHEQALFLSHSGRRLTTDAIRKIMKKGEQLVGKHVTPHALRHSFATDLLERGADLRAVQELLGHASLSTTGQYTHVTTERLRHVYQQAHPRA from the coding sequence ATGAAATGGTCAGAAGGGGGCGCATTCATGGGGATAGACACTGCTTTTGAGCGACTGCTAGAAGATTTTATGCGGTATGTTCATATTGAACGTCAATTATCTCCGAATACAGGTCGCTCTTATGATCAAACACTTCGACAATACGCCGCTTTTTGCCGCGATCATCAGTTACGATCGATTGAATTGGCAAGTGCACGGCGTTATTTGTATGCTCTTTACGATCAGGAGCTAGCGCGGGCAACGATTGCACAAAAAGTTTCCTGCCTCAAACAATTTGGTCGTTTTTTGACACGTGACACCGATGAGCCTAATCCATTCGATGGATTAAAAGCACCAAAACGACAACAAGGACTTCCGACATTCCTCGTCCCAACGGAATATGAACGTTTCCTCGATGCCTTTCGATCGAGTGATACGCTTGGCAACCGGAATGTGGCGTTAGTAGAACTTTTATATGCGACGGGTATGCGGGTCAGCGAGGTCGTTCAACTAGATCTTCGTGATCTCGCTACTGATCACTCCTACGTCCATGTGTATGGAAAAGGTGGGAAGGAACGCATCGCACCAATCGGAACCTTTGCTAAAGATGCATTAGAACTGTACTTACCATCACGAGATCCAATCGCAGGTCATGAGCAAGCGTTGTTCTTGTCTCATTCAGGGCGTCGATTGACGACGGATGCGATTCGGAAAATCATGAAAAAAGGGGAACAACTCGTTGGGAAACATGTGACACCACATGCGCTTCGTCATAGTTTCGCGACAGATTTACTGGAAAGAGGCGCCGATTTGCGAGCGGTCCAGGAGTTACTTGGACACGCATCGCTGTCGACGACTGGTCAGTATACACACGTAACGACGGAACGATTACGACATGTTTATCAACAAGCACATCCTCGTGCCTAA
- the trmFO gene encoding FADH(2)-oxidizing methylenetetrahydrofolate--tRNA-(uracil(54)-C(5))-methyltransferase TrmFO → MKRVTVIGAGLAGSEAAWQLAKRGVQVDLYEMRPVKQTPAHHTDQFAELVCSNSLRANQLTNAVGVLKEEMRQLDSLIMKAADLASVPAGGALAVDRHDFAGYVTETLKNHPNVTVHHEEIEAIPDGPTIVATGPLTSAALSESLKQFTGEDYLYFFDAAAPILDGDTIDREKVYLKSRYDKGEAAYLNCPMTEEEFQLFYDELINAEVVPLKEFEKEIYFEGCMPFEVLASRGPKTLLFGPMKPVGLEDPKTGKRPYAVVQLRQDNSAGTLFNLVGFQTHLKWGEQKRIIRLIPGLENAEIVRYGVMHRNTFVNSPNLLKPTYQTRTRDDLFFAGQMTGVEGYVESAASGLTAGINAARLINEAEPVTFPQETMMGAMSHYITTTEGKNFQPMNANFGLVPALVGHPVRMKKPEKYALYAERALEAIKDFTDM, encoded by the coding sequence TTGAAACGTGTAACGGTAATCGGCGCGGGACTTGCAGGTTCTGAAGCAGCATGGCAACTTGCAAAACGCGGCGTACAAGTAGATTTATATGAAATGCGGCCTGTCAAACAGACACCCGCGCACCATACAGACCAATTCGCTGAACTCGTCTGTTCGAACTCACTTCGAGCGAACCAGTTAACGAACGCAGTTGGTGTCTTAAAGGAAGAGATGCGTCAGCTCGATTCCTTGATCATGAAAGCAGCAGACTTAGCGAGCGTTCCAGCAGGTGGAGCACTTGCTGTCGATCGGCATGACTTCGCAGGATATGTGACGGAAACGTTGAAAAACCACCCGAACGTTACAGTCCATCATGAAGAAATCGAAGCGATTCCAGATGGTCCGACGATCGTTGCGACGGGTCCGTTGACGAGTGCGGCATTATCGGAATCACTTAAACAATTCACAGGTGAAGATTACCTATACTTCTTCGATGCAGCGGCACCGATTCTCGATGGAGACACGATCGATCGTGAGAAGGTTTACCTGAAATCACGATATGATAAAGGCGAAGCTGCCTACTTGAATTGTCCAATGACGGAAGAAGAATTCCAGCTCTTCTATGATGAGCTGATCAATGCGGAAGTCGTCCCACTGAAGGAATTTGAAAAAGAGATTTATTTCGAGGGCTGTATGCCATTTGAAGTTCTCGCTTCTCGCGGACCGAAAACACTCTTGTTCGGACCAATGAAGCCAGTCGGACTGGAAGATCCGAAGACAGGCAAACGACCATATGCTGTCGTTCAATTGCGTCAGGATAACTCAGCTGGAACATTGTTCAACCTTGTCGGCTTCCAGACACATTTGAAATGGGGCGAACAAAAGCGGATCATTCGCTTGATTCCTGGTCTTGAGAATGCAGAAATCGTCCGTTATGGTGTCATGCACCGTAACACGTTCGTTAACTCACCGAATTTGTTGAAACCAACGTATCAGACACGTACACGTGACGACTTGTTCTTTGCTGGTCAAATGACAGGTGTCGAAGGGTACGTCGAGTCAGCAGCGTCCGGCTTAACAGCAGGAATCAATGCGGCACGTCTCATCAATGAGGCGGAACCGGTTACGTTCCCGCAGGAAACGATGATGGGTGCGATGTCGCACTATATCACGACGACGGAAGGGAAGAACTTCCAGCCAATGAATGCCAACTTCGGATTGGTACCAGCACTCGTCGGTCATCCGGTTCGAATGAAAAAACCTGAGAAGTATGCGCTCTACGCAGAGCGAGCACTTGAAGCAATCAAAGATTTCACGGATATGTGA